A stretch of Kazachstania africana CBS 2517 chromosome 7, complete genome DNA encodes these proteins:
- the RIB7 gene encoding 2,5-diamino-6-(ribosylamino)-4(3H)-pyrimidinone 5'-phosphate reductase (similar to Saccharomyces cerevisiae RIB7 (YBR153W); ancestral locus Anc_3.113) produces the protein MSLAALRDDLVPFLAPYLPSNDVSAKERPFITLTYAQSLDSRISAAPGVRTAISHSETKTMTHYLRYHHDGILIGSRTALADDPGLNCKFNDEFEKSPRPIILDLSQKWRFQGSQMYTLYKQGRGKPPIVVVRGAPTLRENDVDYLIFSQNERYIDFEILFSRLEAEFGLHSVMVEGGAFVINELLARGDLVDSLVITIGSVFLGKNGVEVSPANSLELKDIDWWNGTRDAIMCARFLNPKIV, from the coding sequence TATCTACCAAGTAATGATGTCTCAGCCAAAGAACGACCTTTCATCACTTTAACGTATGCTCAATCATTAGATTCCAGAATTTCGGCAGCACCAGGCGTAAGAACTGCAATATCACATTCAGAGACTAAGACAATGACACACTACCTTCGATATCATCATGACGGCATCCTTATTGGCTCAAGGACAGCTTTGGCAGATGATCCTGGTCTAAATTGcaaatttaatgatgaatttgaaaaatctcCGAGACCAATCATCCTGGATTTATCACAAAAGTGGAGGTTTCAAGGCTCACAGATGTATACGTTGTATAAGCAAGGACGAGGCAAACCACCGATTGTGGTTGTTAGAGGTGCGCCCACACTCAGAGAAAATGATGTAGATTACCTAATTTTTAgtcaaaatgaaagatacattgattttgaaattttatttagtAGATTAGAGGCTGAATTTGGTTTACATTCCGTTATGGTAGAGGGAGGGGCTTTTGTAATCAATGAATTGTTAGCAAGGGGTGATTTGGTTGATTCCCTTGTGATAACTATTGGCTCAGTTTTTTTGGGTAAAAACGGAGTCGAAGTTAGCCCAGCTAACTCGCTTGAATTGAAGGATATTGACTGGTGGAACGGTACAAGAGACGCTATAATGTGTGCAAGATTTTTAAATCCAAAGATAGtttga
- the RPB5 gene encoding DNA-directed RNA polymerase core subunit RPB5 (similar to Saccharomyces cerevisiae RPB5 (YBR154C); ancestral locus Anc_3.114) codes for MDQENERNIRRLWRTFKTVKEMVKDRGYFVNDEEIDLSLEDFKAKYSDSMGRPQRKMMSFQANPNDEFLAKFPDLGSLWVEFCDEPSVGVKTMKNFVVHIQEKNYSTGIFIYQNNVTPSAMKLVPSIPPATIETFQEASLVVNITHHELVPKHIRLSLEEKKELLKRYRLKESQLPRIQRVDPVALYLGLKRGEVVKIIRKSETAGRYASYRICM; via the coding sequence ATGGATCAAGAAAACGAAAGAAATATTCGTAGATTATGGAGAACATTCAAAACCGTCAAAGAGATGGTTAAAGATAGAGGTTATTTCgtcaatgatgaagaaattgatctATCACTAGAAGATTTCAAAGCTAAATATTCTGACTCCATGGGAAGACCACAACGTAAGATGATGTCCTTCCAAGCCAAtccaaatgatgaattctTGGCTAAATTTCCAGATTTAGGCTCACTGTGGGTTGAATTTTGCGATGAACCATCTGTTGGTGTCAAAACAATGAAAAACTTCGTTGTAcatattcaagaaaagaattacaGCACCggtattttcatctatcaaaataatgttaCTCCAAGTGCTATGAAATTAGTTCCATCAATACCTCCAGCAACTATTGAAACTTTCCAAGAAGCTTCCTTAGTAGTCAACATCACTCATCATGAACTAGTGCCAAAGCACATCAGATTGAGTCtggaagaaaagaaagaattattaaagAGATATAGATTAAAAGAATCACAGTTACCAAGAATCCAAAGAGTCGATCCAGTTGCATTATATTTAGGTTTAAAGAGAGGTGAAGTCgttaaaattattagaaagAGTGAAACCGCCGGGCGTTATGCAAGTTACAGAATTTGTATGTAG
- the MRPS9 gene encoding mitochondrial 37S ribosomal protein uS9m (similar to Saccharomyces cerevisiae MRPS9 (YBR146W); ancestral locus Anc_3.117): MMLRRILFESRPLLVKRSFSQYSPLLQHRYTKFIPDRIVPELPTFYSANPPHEDNIARLEALLRKYIKLPTETSLNGSTPDRKRHNQPLWISLEEYRAIGGGSRLKPIQYKQLLYILNKLNGIDPQLTNEELKIELSKYSRNHSVSQAQHFKVPTLDEFGRSLGVGRRKSATAKVYIVKGTGQVLVNNRQLNDYFVKLKDRASILHPLKAIDSVGKFNIFAMASGGGTTGQAEAIMLAVGKALVAFNPLLKSRLHKAGVLTTDYRRVERKKPGKRKARKMPAWVKR, from the coding sequence ATGATGCTGAGAAGAATACTGTTTGAGTCCCGGCCATTACTCGTCAAGAGATCTTTTAGTCAATATTCACCCTTATTACAACATCGATACACCAAATTTATACCAGATAGAATTGTACCAGAACTCCCGACATTTTACTCTGCGAATCCTCCCCATGAAGACAATATAGCTCGATTGGAAGCATTGCTTCgtaaatatatcaaattacCCACTGAAACTTCACTAAATGGTTCTACGCCCGATAGAAAAAGACACAACCAACCGTTGTGGATTTCACTAGAGGAATACAGAGCCATTGGAGGGGGCTCGAGGCTAAAGCCGATTCAATACAAACAATTACTCTATATTttaaacaaattgaatggCATTGATCCGCAATTAACCAATGAGGAACtgaaaattgaattatcTAAATACTCAAGGAATCACAGTGTGTCACAGGCTCAACACTTCAAGGTTCCCACATTGGACGAATTTGGAAGAAGTTTAGGTGTGGGTAGAAGAAAGTCCGCAACCGCAAAAGTATATATCGTAAAAGGTACAGGTCAGGTACTGGTTAATAACCGTCAATTAAATGATTATTTtgtgaaattgaaagatcGAGCATCCATTTTGCATCCTTTGAAAGCTATTGATAGTGTGGGTAAATTCAACATATTTGCAATGGCGTCGGGAGGCGGTACCACTGGTCAGGCTGAGGCTATAATGCTAGCCGTGGGCAAAGCATTGGTGGCATTTAATCCATTGCTGAAATCAAGATTACACAAAGCAGGCGTGCTAACGACAGATTACAGACGTGTTGAGAGAAAGAAACCAGGTAAAAGAAAAGCTAGAAAGATGCCCGCTTGGGTCAAGAGATGA
- the ADH5 gene encoding alcohol dehydrogenase ADH5 (similar to Saccharomyces cerevisiae ADH5 (YBR145W) and ADH1 (YOL086C); ancestral locus Anc_3.118) translates to MSAPVIPKTQKGVIFYENGGKLEYKDIPVPTPKANELLINVKYSGVCHTDLHAWKGDWPLDVKLPLVGGHEGAGVVVAMGENVRGWKIGDYAGIKWLNGSCMSCEYCELSNESNCPEADLSGYTHDGSFQQYATADAVQAAKIPQGTDLAQVAPILCAGITVYKALKSANLSAGEWVAISGACGGLGSLAIQYAKAMGYRILGIDGGDEKAALFKELGGEVFIDFTKTKDIEAAVIEATNGGAHGVINVSVSEAAIESSTRYVRSNGTCVLVGLPGGAYCKSEVFSHVVKSISIVGSYVGNRADTREAIDFFTRGLVKAPIHIAPLSAVPEIFEKMEKGQIVGRYVVDCNQ, encoded by the coding sequence ATGTCTGCTCCAGTTATCCCAAAGACCCAAAAGGGTGTTATTTTCTACGAAAACGGTGGTAAATTAGAATACAAAGATATTCCAGTTCCAACCCCAAAGGCTAACGAATTATTAATCAATGTCAAATACTCTGGTGTTTGTCACACTGATTTACACGCCTGGAAGGGTGACTGGCCATTAGATGTCAAATTACCATTAGTTGGTGGTCACGAAGGTGCTGGTGTCGTTGTCGCTATGGGTGAAAACGTCAGAGGCTGGAAGATCGGTGACTACGCTGGTATCAAGTGGTTAAACGGTTCCTGTATGTCTTGTGAATACTGTGAATTATCCAACGAATCTAACTGTCCAGAAGCTGATTTATCTGGTTACACTCACGATGGTTCTTTCCAACAATACGCTACTGCTGATGCCGTCCAAGCTGCTAAGATCCCACAAGGTACTGACTTAGCTCAAGTCGCTCCAATCTTATGTGCTGGTATCACTGTCTACAAGGCCTTAAAGTCTGCTAACTTAAGTGCCGGTGAATGGGTTGCCATCTCTGGTGCTTGTGGTGGTTTAGGTTCTTTAGCTATCCAATACGCCAAGGCCATGGGTTACAGAATCTTAGGTATTGACGGTGGTGATGAAAAGGCCGCTTTATTCAAGGAATTAGGTGGTGAAgttttcattgatttcacCAAGACCAAGGACATTGAAGCCGCTGTCATTGAAGCTACCAACGGTGGTGCTCACGGTGTCATCAACGTCTCCGTCTCTGAAGCTGCTATCGAATCTTCTACCAGATACGTTAGATCTAACGGTACCTGTGTCTTAGTCGGTTTACCAGGTGGTGCTTACTGTAAGTCTGAAGTCTTCTCCCACGTCGTTAAGTCCATCAGTATTGTTGGTTCTTACGTCGGTAACAGAGCTGACACCAGAGAAGCTATTGACTTCTTCACCAGAGGTTTAGTCAAGGCTCCAATCCACATTGCCCCATTATCCGCCGTCCCagaaattttcgaaaagatGGAAAAGGGTCAAATTGTCGGTAGATACGTTGTTGACTGTAACCAATAA
- the SUP45 gene encoding translation termination factor eRF1 (similar to Saccharomyces cerevisiae SUP45 (YBR143C); ancestral locus Anc_3.121), which yields METDAEKNIEIWKVKKLVKSLEKARGNGTSMISLVIPPKGQISMIQKMLTDEYGTASNIKSRVNRLSVLSAITSTQQKLKLYNKLPANGLVLYCGDIITEDGKEKKVTFDIEPYKPINTSLYLCDNKFHTEVLSELLEADDKFGFIVMDGQGSLFGLLSGNTRTVLHKFTVDLPKKHGRGGQSALRFARLREEKRHNYVRKVAEVAVQNFITNDKVNVKGLVLAGSADFKTDLARSELFDQRLAAKVIQIVDISYGGENGFNQAIELSSEALSNVKFVQEKKLLEGYFDEISQDTGKFCYGIEDTLKALDLGAIETLIVFENLETVRYTFKDSEDQEIIKFAAPDAKDKSYAMDKATGKEMEVVTEKPLVEWLAENYKSFGAALEFITDKSPEGSQFVSGFGGIGGLLRYKVNFEQLMDDSDEDEYYDDDGESDYDFI from the coding sequence ATGGAAACAGACGCTGAAAAGAACATCGAAATCTGGAAGGTTAAGAAATTAGTTAAATCTTTAGAAAAAGCCAGAGGTAATGGTACCTCTATGATTTCTTTAGTTATCCCACCAAAGGGTCAAATTTCCATGATCCAAAAGATGTTAACTGATGAATATGGTACAGCTTCCAACATTAAATCCAGAGTTAACCGTCTTTCTGTGTTATCTGCTATTACATCAACTCAACAAAAGTTAAAACTGTACAACAAATTACCAGCTAATGGTTTAGTCTTATATTGTGGTGATATCATTACTGAAGATggtaaagaaaagaaggtCACTTTCGATATTGAACCATACAAGCCAATCAACACTTCTCTATATCTTTGTGACAATAAATTCCATACTGAAGTTTTATCAGAATTATTGGAAGCTGATGATAAATTCGGTTTTATTGTCATGGATGGTCAAGGTTCTCTATTCGGTCTACTTTCTGGTAATACTAGAACCGTTTTACATAAATTTACTGTCGATCTTCCAAAGAAGCACGGTAGAGGTGGTCAATCTGCCCTTCGTTTCGCTCGTTTAAGGGAAGAAAAGAGACATAACTATGTTAGAAAAGTAGCCGAAGTTGCTgtccaaaatttcatcacaAACGATAAAGTCAACGTTAAGGGTTTAGTTTTAGCTGGTTCTGCTGATTTCAAGACAGATTTAGCAAGATCTGAATTATTTGACCAAAGATTAGCAGCTAAAGTTATTCAAATCGTCGATATTTCCTATGGTGGTGAAAATGGTTTCAACCAAGCCATAGAGCTTTCTTCTGAGGCTTTATCTAATGTCAAATTCGtccaagaaaagaaattattggaGGGCTACTTCGATGAAATTTCTCAAGATACTGGTAAATTCTGTTATGGTATTGAAGATACCTTAAAGGCTTTGGACCTTGGTGCCATTGAGACTTTaattgtttttgaaaacttaGAAACCGTTAGATACACATTCAAGGATTCTgaagatcaagaaattattaaatttgcTGCTCCAGATGCAAAGGACAAATCTTACGCTATGGACAAGGCCACTGGTAAAGAAATGGAAGTTGTTACAGAAAAGCCTTTAGTCGAATGGTTAGCTGAAAATTACAAATCTTTTGGTGCTGCTTTAGAATTCATTACTGATAAATCACCTGAAGGTTCTCAATTCGTTAGCGGCTTTGGTGGTATCGGTGGTCTATTACGTTACAAGGTCAACTTTGAACAATTAATGGATGAttctgatgaagacgaaTACTACGATGACGATGGCGAATCCGACTACgatttcatttaa
- the MAK5 gene encoding ATP-dependent RNA helicase (similar to Saccharomyces cerevisiae MAK5 (YBR142W); ancestral locus Anc_3.122) has translation MSKKVQVKPKDLKWKSVQVSDTLDDFGGFYGLEEIDGVDVKIIDGKATFFATESKNNDVEQEQRESEDQELIEFKNLDDIEEGELSALSESDSDDEDDEIEDEDNLNDDDDELTENVFSADLDLQDVVSLVELPEWTKLAKFSMTTLQGLAKLGFTKPTEIQAKTIPLGLGNHDIMGKASTGSGKTLAYGIPMLENFVKSFKSKDNNRAIGLIFTPTRELAQQVTQHLTKVSELILKEKNKYAILSLTGGLSIQKQERLLKYQGSGKIVIATPGRFLELLEKNNELIERFGKIDTLVLDEADRLLQDGHFDEFEKILKLLGNYRKKSSKSHWQTMIFSATFSTDLFNKLASNHNHNKNKNDGENEMETVLKHLMTKIHFKSKPVIVDTNPDEKVSSQIKESLIECAPMERDLYVYYFLAMYPGTTLVFCNAIESVKRLNAYLNLLNISSFQIHSSMTQKNRLKNLEKFKQQAQHNSVLNKATVLIASDVAARGLDIPGIQHVIHYHLPRTADVYIHRSGRTARHKNEGVSVMICSPQESMSSLRKLRKVLSSNEAHLKKGKFRSKQKWQKTVPLLPIEIDIVSQLRERSKIASELADHDIASKSLSKDDNWLKKAAEDLGIDADSDDENKDTYLAKNKTKKINKTMAKDQARYSKAHLNELLSIPLRKDMRKKYLTGGLVNLADNLVKKRGHNSIIGQEEIGALALLKNKKNANKRTKK, from the coding sequence ATGTCTAAGAAAGTACAAGTTAAACCAAAGGATCTTAAATGGAAATCAGTCCAGGTCTCAGACACGTTAGACGATTTTGGTGGGTTTTATGGTctagaagaaattgacgGTGTTGATGTCAAGATTATTGATGGTAAAGCCACTTTCTTCGCCACTGAATCTAAAAATAACGACGTTGAACAAGAACAACGTGAATCAGAAGACCAGGAACTGATTGAATTCAAGAATCTTGACgatattgaagaaggtGAATTAAGTGCTCTTTCAGAATCCGACAGTGATGACGAGGACGATGAAATTGAGGATGAAGACAATTTAAacgatgatgacgatgaacTAACAGAAAACGTTTTCTCTGCAGATCTCGATCTACAAGATGTCGTCTCACTTGTAGAACTTCCCGAATGGACAAAATTAgctaaattttcaatgactACTTTACAAGGTTTAGCCAAATTAGGTTTTACTAAGCCGACAGAAATTCAAGCAAAAACAATCCCTTTGGGCCTTGGAAATCACGATATTATGGGTAAAGCATCAACAGGTTCCGGTAAAACTTTAGCATATGGTATTCCAATGTTGGAAAACTTCgttaaatctttcaaatcgAAAGATAATAATCGTGCCATTGGTTTAATTTTTACTCCAACAAGAGAGTTGGCTCAGCAAGTTACTCAACATTTAACGAAAGTAAGTGAACTGATCCTAAAGGAGAAAAATAAGTACGCTATCTTATCTTTAACTGGTGGTCTATCCATTCAGAAACAAGAAAGATTGTTAAAATACCAAGGAAGTGGTAAAATCGTCATAGCTACACCAGGTAGATTCTTAGAACTGTTGGAGAAAAATAACGAATTGATTGAAAGGTTCGGAAAGATTGATACTTTAGTCTTAGATGAGGCTGATAGATTATTACAGGATGGTcattttgatgaatttgaaaaaattttgaagcttTTAGGTAATTACAGAAAGAAATCAAGTAAATCCCATTGGCAAACAATGATCTTCTCCGCCACGTTCTCGActgatttattcaataaactGGCCTCAAATCATAATcacaataaaaataaaaatgatggtgaaaatgaaatggaaaCTGTCCTGAAGCATCTAATGACAAAGATACATTTTAAATCAAAACCTGTTATTGTTGATACTAACCCAGATGAAAAAGTGAGCTCACAAATCAAGGAATCATTAATAGAATGTGCTCCAATGGAACGTGACTTATACGTCTATTATTTCCTCGCCATGTATCCAGGTACTACTTTAGTCTTTTGTAACGCTATTGAATCAgtgaaaagattaaatgcctatttgaatttattaaacATCTCATCTTTCCAAATTCATTCATCAATGACTCAAAAGAACCGTTTGAAGAATctagaaaaatttaaacaGCAAGCACAACATAATTCTGTCTTGAATAAAGCAACTGTACTCATTGCAAGTGATGTTGCTGCAAGGGGTCTGGATATCCCGGGTATCCAGCACGTCATTCATTACCATCTACCTCGTACAGCAGATGTTTATATTCACAGATCAGGTAGAACGGCTCGTCACAAGAATGAAGGTGTCTCTGTCATGATATGTTCTCCACAAGAATCCATGAGTTCGTTAAGAAAGTTAAGGAAAGTCTTATCTTCCAACGAAGCACATCTGAAGAAAGGTAAATTCAGAAGCAAGCAAAAATGGCAAAAAACTGTCCCATTGTTACCAATCGAGATAGATATTGTTTCTCAGTTAAGAGAACGTAGCAAAATAGCTTCGGAATTGGCTGATCATGACATTGCATCAAAATCTCTAAGTAAAGACGATAACTGGTTGAAGAAGGCTGCAGAGGATCTAGGTATTGATGCAGActctgatgatgaaaataaggATACATATCTGGCTAAAAATAAGACAAAGAAGATAAACAAAACAATGGCTAAGGATCAAGCAAGATATTCTAAGGCCCACTTAAATGAACTTTTAAGTATTCCTTTGAGAAAGGACatgagaaagaaatatttaacCGGTGGGTTAGTTAACCTTGCTGATAACTTGGTCAAGAAGAGAGGACACAACTCTATTATTggtcaagaagaaattggtGCGCTCGCTTTGTTaaagaataaaaagaatGCCAATAAGAGAACTAAGAAATAA
- the BMT2 gene encoding 25S rRNA (adenine2142-N1)-methyltransferase (similar to Saccharomyces cerevisiae YBR141C; ancestral locus Anc_3.123) — protein sequence MIRKSRSITGKLVGPNTANLKRIKPELARKIIRRYHFMNQRKQKICSLLGSKDVEMYRKHLSFEEGWNARLNGVDSVVESVLRNIGTSNERDALIKLLGYIMKEVEDEMGLANYQFASRMGQDANRGGDSSKILVQWIRELIDEGKLERNRMKALEIGSLSKMNKISTSGIFEPVVRIDLNNSNDNEGIIRQDFMKRPIPTGENGKFDLISCSLVLNFVAQAIDRGRMLRRFKDFLKGSKLIFIVLPLPCMDNSRYMDTNHFKELMEALGYDKIRYYKAKKLCYFLFKGNGERERQGKKFTKKLKLHDGPNMNNFTVLFPDM from the coding sequence ATGATTAGGAAGTCGAGGTCTATTACTGGGAAGCTAGTTGGACCGAATACTGCAAATTTGAAGCGTATAAAGCCTGAATTGGCGAGAAAGATTATTCGAAGGTATCATTTTAtgaatcaaagaaaacagAAGATTTGTTCGTTACTTGGCAGTAAAGATGTGGAAATGTATAGAAAGCATCTGAGTTTCGAAGAAGGCTGGAATGCACGCCTGAATGGGGTAGATTCTGTTGTGGAGAGTGTGTTACGAAACATCGGTACTTCGAATGAGAGAGATGCATTGATTAAACTTCTTGGATATATTATGAAAGAGGTTGAAGATGAGATGGGACTAGCCAATTATCAATTTGCTAGTAGGATGGGACAGGACGCGAACCGAGGAGGAGATTCATCGAAGATACTTGTACAATGGATTCGGGAATTGATAGATGAAGGAAAATTAGAAAGGAATAGGATGAAAGCATTAGAGATAGGATCATTGAGTAAAATGAACAAGATTTCGACTAGTGGCATATTTGAACCTGTAGTGAGGATTGACTTAAATAATTCTAACGACAATGAAGGGATTATACGACAAGATTTTATGAAGCGACCTATACCGACGGGCGAAAATGGGAAATTTGACCTAATATCATGTTCATTagtattaaattttgtcGCTCAAGCCATTGATCGTGGAAGGATGTTGAGAAGATTTAAAGATTTCCTAAAGGGATCAAAGCTGATTTTCATTGTACTTCCACTGCCATGTATGGATAATTCGAGGTACATGGATACTAatcatttcaaagaattaatGGAAGCGCTTGGATACGATAAGATCCGATACTACAAGGCGAAGAAACTTTGCTACTTCCTGTTTAAGGGGAATGGAGAGAGGGAACGACAAGGTAAGAAGTTCACGAAGAAACTTAAATTACACGATGGGCCAAATATGAACAATTTCACCGTCCTTTTTCCAGATATGTAA